In the Periophthalmus magnuspinnatus isolate fPerMag1 chromosome 11, fPerMag1.2.pri, whole genome shotgun sequence genome, TCACTTGTGCCACTTAACAAAAATGAACCAATGACATGCTAAGAGGTTACATAGTATGGCTGTGataatattcatatttaaatgaattataACTTTATGGTGTGAACTTACCTTGTCACAGAAGACTTTGATCTGCAGGTAGGCCCGATGCAGGGGTCTGTTGCTGCGGTTGTTGTAGCTGTAGGTGTCGATCTGGATCATAAGAGGAAGACCTTTCACACCTTTTTGAGATGAGAAGTCAGTGCTCAGGCAGTTTACAGTGATGAAAATCTGCAACGAtatattcaaaattttaaacatGCACTGCGTAGcttttctgctgtttgtttccatggagatgtagtgCTTTGtctgtatgttccacagtatagctaaCCATGaggattgataagtttaattccatactttGAAAagttctaggcaaaacaataacatatccatggagacaaacatgtttCCATCCATTCCATAGGTAGTGCTcctaaataaacttttttttttaaagtttgtccatttgatttttgatcttattattttaatattacacATCAACTTTGCTACTTGTACTGCTGCCCTTTGTTCTGGACATCTAAGTACCTTTTTCGTGGTAATGTTTCTAATCTTCCCACTGTTAAGATCTAAACAGGTGGATGGTAGTTTAAATACACCATAAAACCAACAAACAaagaagagatttttttttcaaatcctgGAGAGTAAACACATAGGAAGAAGAATGCAGAGCTATAAAGAGTCTGTATTGGCTGTGAAAAGTTAAGTTGGACTTCCTCCAGCAGAGTCTTTGTCCTGAGGCCGCTGATACAATGCATCAgtcacacaaatgcacacaaacgcacacggGCCGCTCACATTCACACTGAAATGAGggcaaaacaaacaagaccAGAAAGGCGTGGTGGGACTGGGATGGGTGCAGGTCGGCCCTAGGGGGGAGTTCAAACAGCAATAGGAGTGGTCACAAAAGAGTGGGTTTGAAAAGCACACAAGACCATTGACTTTATGATGTTTAAAATCACAGGTGTAGCAACCAGGTACATTCGCTTGTATAACTTGTGGGTATAAGATATGTCAAATTAGTTTATCACAACTTAAatatgcactatgtaagtttaccatcacctgcttgtctcgatGGAGATAGTAATTTGAATGCTCTATAGTGGAATTTTTCATCACACCTCCTTCATGAAGACAGCTAGGTGGTAGACCCATCCCCAGAAAAATTAGTAGTGTACCATTAAAGTAATTCTTGAAAGCAAGTCAACTCTTTATCTCAGTTTTAGCTATCTTGTAGAATAGATTTAGATTAGTTTCAGAGGTTTAAAGTTGTGAAATTAAGTTGTACTTCAGCAATTTGTATTTTACATATATAATTTAATGTGATTTATTAATATtcctttttatttgcatataattttatatagaagaagaattcctttggtttcttcccCCGAACATGTCGCTGGCTCATCTGATAacttgttaaaaaaatgtaagcttggtttacttaaaagaaaagCATGACTAGACAGATTTTCCTGTACTGGAAGAGGAAAAATggttaaaaagcaaagtaaagaaggaagccAATTCTTCTGTTAACATTTCCCACAAAGCTCTGATCTTTTCTCCAACCTGGAATTACTTCAGTGTGAGTAATACTGTGTTATTGAGAAGAACCAATACAGAGAATTGTGTCATAATTTGTCAACCTCAGTTCAAAGCCTCTCTTGTCTCATTTTCACAGTGAGTAACAGGTGCTTGCATCACAAACTCCCAAAACCAGTTCGTTTGTCAGGCGTTTATTTGGCAACGACTGAATCAGCGCAAAAACCAGTCGTGCTGCTTTTGAACATCAACTACACGCCTTTATGTAAGAGCAAACACGGCCGACCGGTTCAGGGAAAATTACAGCCACTACAGAAATGACGCTATTGGGAGTCTAATGTTACTATACTATGAAAACTGGGACATGCACAACACTGGACAAAGGTGTTACAATGAGGGATAAAATGCTGTTAACCACGAGTGTTTTAGGACTGTTTTTGTAATACAAATTATTAGGAGCATGTTTCACCAAAGAGGAAATTATTAATTTTGATGTGGGTTCATGCAGTTTAAATCTGGAATTGCATTAAGaaattttgtgtatattttagaGTCATAACTAGACCTcgatatttttttgttgttgccaATATCGATTATTTAGAATGAGGAGGAATCGATGGCCGATCAGATCTGCAGATATTTTGCCCTGATATTTAAgaccaattttgattattttctctaaattctgtcatttaaatttactacaaagtcTCCCTTTTCTACCATAAACATTtcagagagctgtgtagtcatgctTTGTTTCCCCTCATTTCCCCTTACTGTTATACATTAAgatatgttttaaatgaggtTCTGTTTAATACAATACATGCTGTGCTTATAATAATAGAAACATGGGGTTATCCTGTGGCATATATTTAAGTCCTTACCTTGGCCTCTTCATTAACATCCCAGGTGAAGGAAATGGCATTGTAAGCGATTTCTTCTATGTTCCCGATCGTGTTGAAGCTCTCCTTGtaatcagctaaaaaaaacagacatcatcagccaaaaaacacaacaacacaaaaacacagctgtAAAAAGCAAACCAAAAGGTCAAATATATGCGCTAAATGCTCTGGTCAATAAATGACACAAGCGGGTAGCTATTGTTGGAGCAGATAAGCAATCCAATGGCACACTTCTATTTTATAAGTCTTATCGGCTTGAGTAAACAGGCTCCCAGGCTTCAAAGACAGCGGGAGGAAGCGTGCAGGGCTATTTGGTCAAAGAGGAAAATTTAGGAGTCAGATGAGTgcctccaaatgattctggagTGGCCAGAGACATGGGACATGACATGTTGTGGACTGGGTCAAAACTGCTTTTAGAAATTAAATAGGTTCAATTTGCCCATGTCAATGACTTTTCAGTTTGCTTGACACAAGACTGAAAAAGCGAATAAATTAATACTTTATAGGCTAAGTTAGTAAATCACATTTTGTCCTCATAAATTGATCaaaattttgtatttgattttattttgtctttttaaaaatacatgattTTTAATAATTACTCTGTGGACATGAACAAAATAGACACTTTTAATAGGCCTACTTGCCATAAAAAAGCAAATATCTTCCTCTACAGTCTGACCTCTGTGCCAAACCACATGATTTTACTGAATGAGGACTAGCTCTGGATGTCtcaattaaaaagacccaagcttaTTGACGATTTGAAATGACTGCATCTTGTTAAAATTCAGTTAATGTTAATTAATGAAAGGTTTACTATATATTGATGAAACTTTTGCTTTCTGCCTCCTTTCTATCAATAAGTAGCTACTGAAAATTAGCTGTAATCTTCTTGTGTTCTTCATATTTGATATTGTTGACGACATAACTACTTTTCAGTTATAGCtaatctttcttttttgttatatGTTTCATCTTTAGTTTTTTCTGGATTGATCTGTTATAGGTTCTGTCCTCATCACCCAACTGTTGTCTCATCCTACGACAGGTGCACAAAGCAAGGTGGCAGTCTGCTGTTTGCACCCCCCTTTGATTAAATCCCATTCAGTCTGTCCCATTCTGCAATGAGGCCCGGGGGCACGCTGCGCCCCATCCCAGGCACACCCACTTCCCCTGTCTTTCACATCAGCCCAGGCTCAGGTTACAAGACACATTCAGACGTCCCCCTAAcccacagcagagacagagtggACAGAGGCTTGTCATCTGTCCTCAACAGCTGTTTAAAACCCCAactaatgttttaattaaatactaAATATCTGCATTTACTTTTACAAAAGCTTGAAGTAAATGGGTTGATATAATTAGCCCAAACAAGATATGTAAGCTGAACGTGAcgaccaaattacaggtcacatctgtggagaagtgatcCAGCTAATAgtaataatgtgtgtttttcaatacatgtttaatttaattttttattttaattgaacaaatgcaaaattcatgttttttcaaatatggagacaaacaggtgcaaACCTccttaacaacaaaaaaattaacaCATTTTCCATTCTATTTAAAGTGATTCATTAAGATCATTATTTATGCATGGGCTTTAGTCACAGGACCAAATGTCTAATGATTAATGTCTAATTATAGACACCATTTGTACGACttttttccaccactgaaaaGAATATTCAGCTTTGAACTCTTTGCATTTTTTATCCTTTGAAACACATGGATGCATCTGTGCACATGGAGCTCATTCTTGTATGACTATGTACATagaaaatactgtactgtacgGTTCATTGCCAGTCGTAATCACTATTCTGAAATGTTGTTATTGAAAGAATTATTGCTAAGTGGCagaaaaaaccccccaaaaactTTTCCATCCATACCTCTTCCATCTGCACATTCACTGAACAATGCACTTCTGCAGCTGTTAGTGTGTTTTGGTGGATTTCAGAGCTTTTGGTTTGGGACATGTCAACATAGGAATTAAGATGGGGATCTAAATTGGGCAACAATATTGTTCAACAGAGTCAGACCATCCGAGGTAACAGTGCGGCTAGCATTCCTCTCCCTGTCCTGACAAGCGAATGGAGGAGGTGTTTCTATGACTGTCTAGTATCCAACCCACTGTCTCCCACATACCTCTCAGTGTGTACTCGAGGAAGCAGGCCCCGGCTTGTTAGCGAAATCCACCTACAAGCTTCTCACATACTCATTTAGCAAAGATGTGCAAAGTCAGATCCATCATTTTCAGACAAAGGGCTGAGTAGAGTTTCAAATACGTCCTCTGAAAATACTTGGTACCTTTTattgactaaactaggattaacaAAGACTATACCTGGGTTATGGTTTCactaagattaaaccaggacttgacaaGAACTTGGCTCGCAAAATTATAGGGCAATATCAGCACTGTACTAGGATTTAATGAGGTCTATAAATCTCAAATAAATCAAGCTAGACTTGAACTAGGGCTAAGGATGAACTAAGCCAGGAGGACTACACCTAAAAGATCAAATAAGATCAATAAtaaaagcagggctaaaccaggactaaaccattactATAACTGGACGTAAACAATGCTACACCAGAAACAAGTCAAGACTAAATCCATTTTAAACTAAGCCTAAACCAGGCCCGAGGTGGGACAATATCAGGTCTAAACAGGCACCTTAATGACATCAATCAAAACTTGATAAGAAATTACCAGTTACACCTATATCCAATGAACATGAACTGAATGATATGACaaattgaacaaaaacacagctgTTTGGGGTAATTTTGAGTATTTAAGGCTATGTAGGAAGATTATAGGATTCAAGTTGAGACCTAGCAAGGCCTAGATTACTGATTCATGTAGTGGTTGTGAGAGGGTGGGCAGCCCTCAGGCAAACATTGGGTGGGGGTGTGCAACCTCTTTGTTTGCTCAAGCCCTGTTTATTGTCTAAGGGCATTCACGCATTGGCAATAGCACCAATCTATcattatagttttgttttgattcatcCATATGGTCAAATCAGGTGTTGTCATTCATTTGTAAACATAAGGACTGGTGAGTGACGATCTTACCGATGTCAAGGACCCTTTGTTTGGCCGTGTGCTGCCGAGAGTGCCAGTACTTCCAGTATTTCAGCTGTtcatctctgtttttgtcttcaCTGAAAACCACCATGATTACACTCTatagacaaaatgagaaaaaaaaaaactttgttaaTGTGTCCACAGTCTGCTCATTAATGACAAATGATAACTTGATGTGGCGCCCTGTAGATTCTGAACTTCAAAACTGTATTTTAGATTAAAGAAATTTATGTAAAATTCATACAATAGGGCAATGTAAATTCTATGAAAAGTATATATGTGgccagtacattttttttttcctatacaATGAAACAATGGCAACAAAGTGTAAAATTCAGCTCTAAACATATAAAATCTTTTAATGGTATGTCTTATGTATCTACTGTATATGGTATAAATATAtggtaataaaagaaaatatcatGTTTAGAGTGCAGTGTAGAAAGCATAAATACCACTCACTCGGACTTTGCTGATGGGATGACGTAGCCGTTTGTTGGCACTGAGCTCGTTCAGTGTCACGGCGTAAAACTGGCCCTTGTTTAAATACGTCATCGGTCCCTCACCCTGTTTCTGGCGAAGGGAGCGTGAGGCGTCCAATGTGTACTGGAAACTGTCTCTGTACAAATATAATTGCAAGGCATTTGTTACGAATGTAGTTACATTAGAGTACACTACCACGGCAACCAAGCCACTATACTGGATTTTTGTGCATTGTGCAAAGGTTAAGTCCAAAACCTCCAATGTGCCCATAGGCAAGACCTTGCTGATGTGATTGAAAGTTtgattgtatatttttcttttccattAGATCATTGTTGTCTGGATAATGCTGAATATGAATCTACTTCTGCTTATACAATTACTAATTAAAAATGTGTACAAATGCCTCCAAACCTGACTGAATGCCAATATGTCTGTGCTGCATAGTGTACAGTAAATGGACAATTAAAACTTACACTCCTTCCTGGTGAAATAAAAAGTCATCTGTGGCCATAGAGGAAGGCATGTGGTACTTCTgtcaaaacagcacaaaaacacaccaaaagaGGAAATAATTAAGATGAATTCAACTTCAGAGGAACTGACAAACAATGCCACAAAACAATACCTTTTGGATGGTTTAATATTAAAACCAGAATAAATAAGTTCAAAGTCTTAATCTTCAATCTTCAGACTCTTAATAGTTCTTTTCTCATTCATGTAAACCACCTTTGGACTGGGGTTGAACAATATTTGAACATCGATCTGTCTTTATGTCCTGTATAAAAACAACCCCGCCCTAAAGTGTACAGTTACCAATGGGTCGGGCTCTGAGTGTGATGGTAAGATCACTTCACTTATGCATCATTCTTTGTCTTCagcttgttcaaaaatgtccagcataaaatattttgtaaaagtCATATACTGGTTATGATTGTGTGTGTCAAACAAGTAGAATGTTGGATTGAGTTTGCTAAAGCCCAAATCTACCTTTTTTCCCTATTCCTAAATCTAACCATAAACTCAACCTTAATCTTAATCTGATTTAGGAATAATTTAGTCAAAAATAAGCATAGTTCCAATGCAAAGTGGCTGTGGTTGTGGAACTTCAGTATTTATGCTTAGGTCatgttttaattaataaaatgtttagcTTTTTACAATTGCTGTATGCTTTCAATTGTATTACCATTTCTACTCCTACAAGCATTgcattgtaatgatctgatattttgtgtttagttcagagttttgttgttcttgtatctgtttttgttgttattaatgtgactgcttttgtatgtgacactctATGCCATAAATTGATGTGAGGGCTCTATTCATCAGTTAATGGTTTGTTTTAGAGACTGGCTGGAGTGAGTtgaaactgttgttgttttgttcttgttttggcaTGGGTTTCCCTCTTGTTTTgacctacagtagcccttgtgttcagaaaataaatcacTAGAAGAAATTTGCCGTGTTTCCTTATACCAGAACACTACAAATTTGACAATTTATGTAACTTATAATAATGGCCGCTAAACAGTAGTATTCCTTTTACCccgttcctctcctcctcgtatGGGCTATCCGGTGGACTCTGCTGGCTGTCCTTCACATAGGAGCTGTGGCTGACTGCTGTGACTTCATAGGGATTTGGTTCGTAGATGACCCGCGccgcctcctccccctccacccTGTAGTGATGTCCTGCGGGTGCCATGTACAGAGGGGTGAAGACCTCTGCTTTCACCACTGGGATGGGTGCAAGGTCTGTGGTAGCCCCCGGAGCACCCGCTTGGCCAGCTGAAGATGAGCTGCTGAACTGGTCCCGTTTGGTGGAGGTGTCTTGGTGCTCCATATTAAGGGATAGGTTCACGGGGACTGATTTGAGCACTTGAACTCGGTTGTCAACCGTTTCGCCACAGTTGTTTTCATTGGAGTTTGTGGGTAACcttaaaaaattacattatatttcaGAATCAAAAATATTTCCATTTATCTCCAATCGGTAATTCTTTTAGTTACAGACAAACATAACTGATCAAAAGAAGATAGAAAAGAGAATATTTCAAGATATTAACATGCAAAGTATTGATTTCATCTTCTCATTGATTTCATAGATTTTATTataaatgatgaaaataaagttgcatattgttgctttaaattcaaattataGTGTGCTTTCTCTTGCCTTCATACAGCTTTGTACCTAGTATAAAAAGTGTTATTAATGTGTGTGTAGCtacaatattttattaaaaaaacaaatccttAATGTTATTTTTGAACATCATCCTAGGCTTTCATTCAAGCATAGTATTTCCCCGCATATGGCAGGCTCTTATCGCTGTCATCAGTAGCTCTTTATCACTGTATCATTCTTGGAACCACTACAGTCTTTTCATACCAATCTCGGGTTATTAACTTAAGTCAATTGGCAAACTCTATATATTAGTAATCATTGAAGCATGAGACCATAGCTGCAGAATGAGCTCACCCTAAatacatgtttacatttttacaactgTCTCTGTCTGTACACGCTCTAAatgcatcacacacacactgacctcttctcctgctcctctgtgacTTCCACCACTTTGGCAACTGGAAGAATCCTTTTCTCTTTGGGCACCTACAGAGACAGACATGGATGAAAATTACTTATTACTTACTTAtttcatatttgtattgaaTGGGGAAGCTACAAATGGATTTATTTGCTTGTATTTTTGTTACGATTTCCTTTTCATATGCACTTCCCTAAAAGACTGTGCTGAAAAAATCAGACTAATCAGTTGTTATCACCATGGCCCAATATATACTTAAATAGcaaaagtaatgtttttggtTATCTAAATGACAATAATCTTACAAtgacaatattcattcattcattaataaAGCACGGTGCAGTGCCCACTGGGGACCCATGTCCAGAATTTGatctaggcttggtcaggagtaTTCAGGTAGTATTCAAGTattgtgaatgttttaaattgaaatggaaaagtccctctcaaacaaaaaatcaAAGCTAGGACCATCttgatgtttttcaagttttcatATGTGCAAAATCTGTGCAATACAAAAAGGACAGACCTTGTAGTAGTCATAGAGCAGAGTGAGTGCATTGGCGCTGTCTTCATCCCCAGTGATGGTCATCATGGCTTTGGTTGCAGCAGTCAGTGGGTTCTCCAGATAGGACCGCCATGCCTCGTCTTCACTGGTGTAACGCACGGCTGGAAACGAGCTCTCATTGGGGACCACTACCACCAGACGCTTActgataacaaaaacaaaaacatgtcaaaagtatttttttaagtgaagGTAAGGACAGATATTAAGGCCACGCTTAAACACTGGTTTTACAAATACACTATATTAACTTGAGCTGGAGGTATCTGTATGTACATTGACTTAAGATTATATgctaaaaacaggaagtggcaACTCTTTTGTTGTTActtctgatttattttatgtcttCATGTCCTTTATTTGagtatgttatttattttgagcctAGCTTAGTGCTTGATTTTTCttgatttagttttggtttgaaCCAGATTTAGTCCTCCTATTTAGTTTATATTGTCCCACTTTGACCTATCATGGTATACtgtaagtccttgtttagtcttaaaTGAAGTCTACAACATGTATGGTCATTTTAGTTCTAGACTAGAAGTCAAAACCTTTCTGTGTTAGTACTTTGTGTGGAAATTTGGAGTTAGTAATCTAGCTTAGTTCTCCATATAACTGCACCTCACATCTGTGTTTGCAGTAGATTTTGTGCCTGTACACACTTAAGTGAAGATCACAGACTTATCAGAGCCACAGTGTTGTCAAAACAGCACTTTGCAATCAGCCACTCACACAAGGAAATCTGTCAAATGTTACACTGTCAGTTACTGTAATCTTACTCCTATCGCTGAACACACTTTAAGACTGGCTTCACAAATAcactatatttactttagctGGTGGTATCTATGTGTAATTCAACTTGGCATTACCATAGTGAACATAGGAACTACAATGACTATGACTACTATAACATTTTTCCTGATAAATAAAGACTAGTGCCTTGGATTTAAGGAAATTTTAAGATTTTGCTCACTCAAAGTTAAATAACTAGTATCTATTTTTATAAAGCATGAAGgtaaaatataaacatcatAGTTGCTGATCTGGTTGAGCTAGGTGTAAACAGGCCATGCCTTTGCCATGGGCACAGAATACTGTACTGTTTATGCTGCAAAGCATAAAACACTGTTCACCTGGAACCATAATAGTGGCACACACCTTCTCTTTCTACTATGATGCACTTTGACATGATTCAATAATACTTGGCATGAGAGACCTTCtcattaataacaataacaattaaatagTAATTACGGTTTtacgtttgtttgtttgtttgttgttttttttaaataacctgCATACATCAAAAGCATCTTACAAAAGTGCAGTCATTTTCATAATGAGACCGGATAACACATTTACAATCAATGTGTTTGAGAGTTTATTGTCTGGAATATGAGACTATGCTGAGTTTTTGAGTACAAAATCTATACAAAACACCTACTAGGTCCATATTGAAATGTTACTGTAATCAAACTTTATAGATAATTCCTCAACGGTTTCA is a window encoding:
- the grhl2b gene encoding grainyhead-like transcription factor 2b isoform X2, which encodes MSQETDNKRLVVVVPNESSFPAVRYTSEDEAWRSYLENPLTAATKAMMTITGDEDSANALTLLYDYYKVPKEKRILPVAKVVEVTEEQEKRLPTNSNENNCGETVDNRVQVLKSVPVNLSLNMEHQDTSTKRDQFSSSSSAGQAGAPGATTDLAPIPVVKAEVFTPLYMAPAGHHYRVEGEEAARVIYEPNPYEVTAVSHSSYVKDSQQSPPDSPYEEERNGKYHMPSSMATDDFLFHQEGVDSFQYTLDASRSLRQKQGEGPMTYLNKGQFYAVTLNELSANKRLRHPISKVRSVIMVVFSEDKNRDEQLKYWKYWHSRQHTAKQRVLDIADYKESFNTIGNIEEIAYNAISFTWDVNEEAKIFITVNCLSTDFSSQKGVKGLPLMIQIDTYSYNNRSNRPLHRAYLQIKVFCDKGAERKIRDEERKLFRKKSKGKDGGVGVISVPKKSDTTYFKTMTDLEAQPVLFIPDVHFGNLQRAGQVFTFNTEEIDREGSVLVKRMFRSSDEDLCPSPHKQMKEDAHKKVLLYVRKETDEVFDALMLKAPTLRGLMEAISEKYGVPTDRIAKVYKKSKKGILVNMDDNIVEHYSNEDTFILNIESCANDYKITLQEI
- the grhl2b gene encoding grainyhead-like transcription factor 2b isoform X1 is translated as MSKCIIVEREGVCHYYGSSKRLVVVVPNESSFPAVRYTSEDEAWRSYLENPLTAATKAMMTITGDEDSANALTLLYDYYKVPKEKRILPVAKVVEVTEEQEKRLPTNSNENNCGETVDNRVQVLKSVPVNLSLNMEHQDTSTKRDQFSSSSSAGQAGAPGATTDLAPIPVVKAEVFTPLYMAPAGHHYRVEGEEAARVIYEPNPYEVTAVSHSSYVKDSQQSPPDSPYEEERNGKYHMPSSMATDDFLFHQEGVDSFQYTLDASRSLRQKQGEGPMTYLNKGQFYAVTLNELSANKRLRHPISKVRSVIMVVFSEDKNRDEQLKYWKYWHSRQHTAKQRVLDIADYKESFNTIGNIEEIAYNAISFTWDVNEEAKIFITVNCLSTDFSSQKGVKGLPLMIQIDTYSYNNRSNRPLHRAYLQIKVFCDKGAERKIRDEERKLFRKKSKGKDGGVGVISVPKKSDTTYFKTMTDLEAQPVLFIPDVHFGNLQRAGQVFTFNTEEIDREGSVLVKRMFRSSDEDLCPSPHKQMKEDAHKKVLLYVRKETDEVFDALMLKAPTLRGLMEAISEKYGVPTDRIAKVYKKSKKGILVNMDDNIVEHYSNEDTFILNIESCANDYKITLQEI